Proteins from a single region of Methanotorris igneus Kol 5:
- a CDS encoding formylmethanofuran dehydrogenase subunit B, translating into MEIVKDVVCPFCGTLCDDIICYVENNHIVGTKNACRIGHSKFTHRDGAVRYTEPLMRENKKDDFKKVDWDTAIEKTAEILVNAKRPILYGFSATECHAHAYGMKLAEMVGGVVSNTAEVCHGPSVWALQDVGYPICTLGEVKNRADVVIYWGCNPMHAHPRHMGRYGVFARGFFRERGRSDRTLIVVDPRKTDTAKLADIHLQVEQHKDYELISAMRAVLKDFELQVDKVAGIPVELIYEAVDILKNAQFGILFFGMGVTQSKSKHRNIDNAIQLVVDLNAYTKFSLIPMRGHYNVNGFNQVCTWVSGFPLCVDYSRGYPRFNPGDTSVTDLLIRKEADAMLNIASDPGAHFPNKAVEGMAEIPLIAIEPHRTPTTELANIILPPAIAGVECEGTAYRMDGVPIELKKVIEPPEGVLSDREIMKKIIRKVKELL; encoded by the coding sequence ATGGAGATAGTAAAGGACGTGGTGTGTCCATTTTGTGGGACGTTGTGTGATGACATAATATGCTATGTTGAAAATAACCACATAGTTGGAACAAAAAACGCATGTAGAATTGGACACAGCAAATTTACCCATAGAGATGGGGCAGTTAGATATACAGAGCCGTTAATGAGGGAAAATAAAAAAGATGATTTCAAAAAAGTGGATTGGGACACAGCAATAGAAAAAACAGCAGAGATATTGGTAAATGCTAAAAGACCAATATTATATGGATTCTCAGCAACTGAATGCCACGCACATGCGTATGGAATGAAATTGGCCGAAATGGTTGGAGGGGTTGTAAGCAATACAGCAGAGGTTTGTCATGGGCCAAGTGTTTGGGCACTGCAAGATGTTGGCTATCCAATCTGCACATTAGGGGAAGTAAAGAACAGAGCAGATGTTGTAATATACTGGGGATGCAACCCAATGCATGCACACCCAAGACACATGGGTAGGTATGGAGTGTTTGCGAGAGGATTTTTCAGAGAGAGAGGAAGAAGTGACAGAACCTTAATAGTTGTTGATCCAAGAAAGACAGATACTGCAAAGTTAGCTGATATCCACTTACAGGTTGAGCAACATAAGGACTATGAGTTAATAAGTGCAATGAGGGCAGTATTGAAAGATTTTGAGTTGCAAGTTGACAAAGTTGCAGGGATTCCAGTTGAGTTAATTTATGAGGCAGTCGATATTCTTAAAAACGCCCAATTTGGAATCCTATTCTTTGGTATGGGAGTTACCCAATCAAAAAGCAAACATAGAAACATAGACAATGCTATCCAATTGGTTGTTGACTTAAATGCTTACACAAAATTCTCACTCATTCCAATGAGAGGACACTACAACGTAAACGGATTCAACCAGGTCTGTACATGGGTCTCTGGCTTTCCATTATGTGTAGATTACTCAAGAGGATACCCAAGATTCAACCCGGGAGATACGAGTGTAACTGATTTACTAATAAGGAAAGAGGCAGATGCTATGCTCAACATTGCCTCTGATCCAGGAGCACACTTCCCAAATAAGGCTGTGGAGGGAATGGCAGAAATCCCACTAATAGCAATAGAGCCCCACAGAACCCCAACGACAGAATTGGCAAACATTATTCTACCCCCAGCAATTGCAGGTGTAGAATGTGAAGGAACTGCTTATAGAATGGATGGAGTTCCTATTGAATTAAAAAAAGTCATAGAGCCCCCAGAAGGCGTTTTATCAGACAGAGAAATCATGAAAAAAATTATCCGCAAAGTCAAAGAACTTTTGTAA
- a CDS encoding Ni/Fe hydrogenase subunit alpha yields the protein MVKLSIEPVTRVEGHGKITVSFDENGNLDKVHFHVVEVRGFEKFLEGRYIEDAPIYTPRICGICQVAHHLASAKAVDAVFGVKIPETANLLRNLMHQGSTIHSHALHFYMLAAPDLMFPTTDDVLKRNLIGIAKEHPEIVKDAIELRKIGQTIVKVVGGRAIHPVTCVVGGQSKPLKEEEREELLKLSERAIELSEKSIEIGKKLIENIKEKDLLDIGYFESYHMGMVNDGVHELYDGKIRVVNAEGKVEYEFDPSEYMNYIAEGVRPYSYLKFPYLKDKGEEGGVYRVNTLSRLNVADKMATPLAQKYYEEFVKEFGKPCHYPMLFHYARLIELLSSAEKVKELLENDKIVGEDIRAEPEDIVGEGVGCVEAPRGTLIHHFKTNEEGIITDANLIVATVQNNPAMDIGVRKVAEKYLKSPDDANPQVLNYMEMVIRAYDPCLSCATHVIGNSENGLSLEVYKKNELVKVIRG from the coding sequence ATGGTAAAATTGTCAATTGAACCAGTTACGAGGGTTGAAGGACATGGAAAAATAACAGTATCCTTTGACGAGAATGGGAACTTAGATAAGGTCCATTTCCACGTTGTTGAGGTTAGAGGATTTGAGAAGTTTTTAGAAGGGAGATACATAGAGGACGCCCCAATATACACCCCAAGGATTTGTGGGATATGTCAAGTTGCCCACCATTTGGCAAGTGCTAAGGCAGTAGATGCAGTATTTGGTGTAAAAATCCCAGAAACTGCCAATCTCTTGAGAAATTTAATGCACCAAGGGTCAACAATCCACAGCCATGCACTCCACTTTTACATGCTCGCTGCACCAGATTTGATGTTCCCTACAACAGACGATGTTTTAAAGAGAAATTTAATTGGCATTGCAAAAGAACACCCAGAAATCGTTAAAGATGCAATAGAGTTGAGAAAAATAGGGCAGACAATTGTTAAAGTTGTTGGGGGTAGGGCAATCCACCCGGTTACATGTGTAGTTGGGGGGCAGTCAAAACCATTGAAAGAAGAAGAAAGGGAAGAATTATTAAAATTGTCTGAAAGGGCAATTGAACTTTCTGAAAAGTCCATTGAAATTGGAAAAAAACTCATTGAGAACATAAAAGAAAAAGATTTATTAGATATTGGCTATTTTGAATCCTACCACATGGGTATGGTAAATGATGGAGTTCATGAACTCTATGATGGAAAAATTAGAGTAGTTAATGCAGAGGGGAAAGTTGAGTATGAATTTGATCCATCAGAATACATGAACTACATTGCTGAGGGAGTTAGGCCATATTCTTACTTAAAATTCCCATACTTAAAAGATAAAGGGGAAGAAGGAGGAGTTTATAGGGTAAATACGTTATCAAGGTTAAATGTCGCAGATAAAATGGCAACACCATTAGCACAAAAATACTATGAAGAATTCGTTAAAGAATTTGGAAAACCATGCCACTACCCAATGCTCTTCCACTATGCAAGGTTAATTGAGCTCCTCTCAAGTGCTGAAAAGGTAAAAGAACTTTTAGAGAATGATAAAATCGTTGGAGAAGATATAAGAGCAGAACCAGAAGATATTGTTGGAGAAGGAGTTGGATGCGTTGAGGCACCAAGGGGAACACTAATCCACCACTTCAAAACAAATGAGGAAGGAATCATAACCGATGCAAATTTAATTGTTGCAACAGTCCAAAACAACCCTGCTATGGATATTGGAGTTAGAAAGGTTGCTGAAAAATACTTAAAAAGCCCAGACGATGCAAATCCACAAGTCCTAAACTACATGGAAATGGTAATTAGGGCCTATGATCCATGCTTATCATGTGCAACCCACGTAATTGGAAACTCTGAGAATGGCCTTTCATTAGAGGTTTACAAGAAAAATGAATTAGTCAAAGTCATAAGGGGATAA
- a CDS encoding IMP cyclohydrolase gives MYIGRFLVVGKTKEGKPFVCYRVSSRSFPNRVAKIIDENTVAIIPKDPNEVFKNPYIAYNCIKIVNNTVVATNGSHTDFIAEKLAFNYPKRDALIYPLATLDYEKDAYNTPRIAAILDREECYMGYVRDDELRVKKVELKEGKGYYLSTYECCAISEEQVIDIEGETPEEICEYILNYKEFEHPVTCATAVIDKDKIKIAIL, from the coding sequence GGTTGTTGGGAAAACCAAAGAAGGAAAGCCATTTGTATGCTACAGAGTCTCAAGCAGAAGTTTTCCAAATAGGGTAGCGAAGATTATTGATGAAAACACCGTTGCAATAATTCCAAAAGATCCAAATGAGGTCTTTAAAAACCCCTACATTGCCTACAATTGCATAAAAATTGTAAATAACACTGTTGTGGCAACTAATGGTTCTCACACTGATTTTATTGCTGAAAAATTGGCATTCAATTATCCAAAAAGAGATGCATTAATCTATCCATTGGCAACTTTGGATTATGAAAAAGATGCATACAATACTCCAAGAATAGCGGCTATTTTGGATAGAGAAGAGTGCTATATGGGATATGTTAGAGATGACGAATTGAGAGTTAAAAAAGTTGAACTTAAAGAAGGAAAAGGATATTATTTAAGTACCTACGAGTGCTGTGCAATCTCAGAAGAGCAAGTTATAGACATAGAGGGAGAAACGCCAGAAGAAATTTGTGAATATATCTTAAACTACAAAGAATTTGAACATCCAGTAACTTGTGCAACTGCTGTTATTGATAAGGATAAAATAAAGATAGCTATCTTATAA
- a CDS encoding TatD family hydrolase, giving the protein MRYIDAHCHIEDKAFNKNRDEIVKNAKENGVEIVTSGASLGGCRRALECKKKYNIYITLGFHPSNVRSDDKVVDEAYKLIEENEKEILAVGEIGLDIRVENKEKQEERFRRFINLAEELNKPIVIHAKGMERECFDIVNNKVISMYHCYSGDLDLAKEIINNGHYISISTLICFSEHHQNLVKNLNLENIVVETDSPYLSPIKGEKNEPKNVIKVIDKIWELKKDEYSKEEIIKIIYENTKRLYGI; this is encoded by the coding sequence ATGCGTTATATTGATGCTCATTGCCATATTGAGGATAAGGCATTTAACAAAAATAGAGATGAGATAGTAAAAAATGCAAAAGAGAACGGCGTAGAGATTGTTACAAGTGGTGCAAGTTTAGGAGGATGTAGGAGAGCATTAGAATGCAAGAAAAAATATAACATCTACATTACCTTAGGTTTTCATCCAAGCAATGTTAGGAGTGATGATAAAGTCGTTGATGAGGCCTATAAATTAATAGAGGAAAATGAAAAAGAGATATTGGCGGTTGGAGAAATAGGGTTGGATATAAGAGTTGAAAATAAAGAAAAACAAGAAGAAAGGTTTAGAAGATTTATAAATTTGGCGGAAGAGTTGAATAAACCAATAGTTATCCATGCAAAGGGTATGGAGAGGGAATGTTTTGATATCGTAAATAATAAGGTTATTTCCATGTATCACTGCTATAGCGGAGATTTGGACTTGGCAAAAGAAATCATAAATAATGGGCACTACATTTCCATCTCAACGTTAATCTGCTTTTCAGAGCATCACCAAAATTTAGTAAAAAACCTAAATTTGGAGAATATCGTTGTTGAGACAGACAGCCCATATTTATCCCCAATAAAAGGAGAAAAAAATGAACCAAAAAATGTTATAAAAGTTATAGATAAAATTTGGGAACTTAAAAAAGATGAGTATTCAAAAGAAGAAATTATAAAAATAATCTATGAAAATACAAAGAGATTATATGGAATTTAA
- a CDS encoding Coenzyme F420 hydrogenase/dehydrogenase, beta subunit C-terminal domain: protein MDKYVLVQATDEEILKKAECGGAVTALFKYLLDKKLVDGILALKKGEDIYDGIPAFITDSEELIETAGSLHCAPTNFGKLVKNYLADKRIAVSVKPCDAMAIRELAKLNQINLDNVYMIGLNCGGTISPITAMRMIELFYKVDPKDVVKEEIDKGKFIIKLKNGEHKAVKIHELEVKSFGRRRNCQRCELKIPRNADLACGNWGAEPGWTFVEICSEKGRELIENAEKEGYIKTKKPSEKGIEIRAKIENSMIKLAKNFQKKHLEENYPSIKEWQKYWNRCIKCYGCRDACPICFCIECKLEKDYVDEKGKIPPNPLMFQGIRLSHVSQSCINCGQCEDVCPMDIPLAYIYHRMQLKFRDTFGYIPGVDDKTPPLFDFE from the coding sequence ATGGATAAATATGTGTTAGTTCAGGCAACTGATGAAGAAATTTTAAAAAAGGCGGAATGTGGTGGGGCAGTTACAGCATTGTTCAAATATCTTTTGGATAAAAAACTTGTTGATGGCATCTTAGCATTAAAGAAAGGAGAGGATATTTACGATGGAATCCCAGCGTTCATAACAGATTCAGAGGAACTAATTGAAACTGCCGGTTCTCTGCACTGTGCTCCAACGAATTTTGGGAAGTTGGTAAAAAATTATTTGGCAGATAAGAGGATTGCAGTTTCCGTTAAACCGTGTGATGCAATGGCGATAAGGGAATTAGCAAAGTTAAACCAAATTAACTTAGATAATGTTTATATGATTGGCCTAAACTGTGGGGGGACTATAAGTCCAATTACGGCAATGAGGATGATAGAGTTGTTTTATAAGGTTGATCCAAAAGATGTTGTGAAGGAGGAAATTGATAAAGGGAAGTTTATTATCAAGTTGAAGAATGGGGAACATAAGGCAGTAAAAATTCATGAGTTGGAGGTGAAGAGTTTCGGAAGGAGGAGGAATTGTCAGAGATGTGAATTAAAAATTCCGAGAAATGCGGATTTGGCATGTGGGAATTGGGGAGCAGAGCCAGGATGGACGTTCGTTGAGATTTGTTCAGAGAAAGGAAGAGAACTCATTGAAAACGCTGAAAAAGAGGGTTATATAAAAACTAAAAAACCATCTGAGAAAGGCATTGAGATTAGGGCAAAGATAGAGAATAGTATGATCAAACTCGCTAAAAATTTCCAAAAGAAACATCTTGAAGAGAATTACCCAAGCATTAAAGAATGGCAAAAGTATTGGAACAGATGCATTAAATGCTATGGATGTAGAGACGCATGTCCAATCTGTTTCTGTATTGAATGTAAGTTAGAGAAAGATTATGTTGATGAGAAAGGCAAAATCCCACCAAACCCACTAATGTTCCAAGGTATTAGATTATCTCACGTCTCCCAAAGTTGTATAAACTGTGGACAATGTGAGGATGTTTGCCCAATGGACATACCACTCGCATACATCTACCACAGAATGCAACTAAAATTCAGAGACACCTTTGGCTATATACCAGGAGTCGATGACAAAACACCACCATTGTTTGATTTTGAATAA
- a CDS encoding DUF362 domain-containing protein produces MEKVFYSIREDYDSLDNNILDLTFESCNFEKFDKILIKPNILGPYPPERAVTTHPKFLEWVIKYLQDNFNGKIIVGESSGYSTRKSFSVSGIEDICRKYDIKYIAFEKDEHIKTKILDREIPIPKTVVESDLIINLPKLKTHVLMKFTGAVKNLYGCIPGGLKPKLHGHFPKEDDFARLLVELYRFITKDKEIITIMDGIWGMEGNGPSNGKPKHSKIVIGSKNPVAVDLFASYYIGYKMDDILTNKLLKVDFEIIDADKNEKKSLNEIKPLKFKKPDTVYLNSFLPPQIVRIIFHLMTLKPKINKSRCIKCRICEKVCPVNAIKNLKIDRKKCINCYCCHEMCPYDAIELKRRFL; encoded by the coding sequence ATGGAGAAAGTGTTTTATTCAATAAGGGAGGATTACGATTCATTAGATAATAACATTTTGGATTTAACATTTGAATCATGCAATTTTGAGAAATTTGATAAAATACTCATAAAGCCCAACATCCTTGGCCCATATCCACCAGAGAGAGCAGTTACAACCCATCCAAAGTTCTTAGAGTGGGTTATAAAATATTTGCAGGATAACTTCAATGGGAAGATTATTGTTGGAGAATCCTCTGGATACTCAACGAGAAAATCCTTTAGTGTCTCTGGAATTGAGGATATCTGCAGAAAATATGACATAAAATATATTGCATTTGAGAAGGATGAACATATAAAAACAAAAATTCTCGATAGAGAAATCCCAATTCCAAAAACCGTTGTTGAGAGTGATTTGATAATAAACCTCCCAAAACTAAAAACACACGTTTTGATGAAATTTACTGGGGCAGTTAAGAATTTATATGGTTGTATTCCTGGAGGTTTAAAGCCAAAGCTCCATGGACATTTTCCAAAGGAAGATGATTTTGCAAGGTTGTTGGTTGAACTTTATAGGTTTATAACCAAAGATAAGGAAATAATAACCATCATGGACGGAATTTGGGGAATGGAAGGAAATGGACCGAGTAATGGGAAGCCAAAGCATTCAAAGATAGTTATAGGCTCAAAAAATCCAGTTGCTGTTGATTTATTCGCATCTTATTATATTGGTTATAAAATGGATGATATTTTAACAAATAAATTGCTTAAAGTTGATTTTGAGATAATAGATGCGGATAAAAACGAGAAAAAATCCCTCAACGAAATAAAACCTCTTAAATTTAAAAAACCAGATACGGTTTATTTGAATTCATTTTTGCCTCCCCAAATAGTAAGGATAATATTCCACCTTATGACTCTAAAACCTAAAATAAACAAAAGCAGATGCATAAAATGCAGGATTTGTGAAAAGGTTTGCCCAGTTAATGCAATAAAAAATCTAAAAATAGACAGAAAAAAATGCATAAATTGTTACTGTTGTCATGAGATGTGCCCTTACGATGCGATTGAGTTGAAGAGAAGATTTTTGTGA
- a CDS encoding 4Fe-4S binding protein, with the protein MIVINTEDCYLCKACERACPNEALKLNPLKVCMLCGNCVNACPNDALSLREINIDGKKIKQIGYNPSKCDLCGECVKVCPNNLKIEENKLKGFCVGCMKCIDACPDGFVGMEGVVEPNKKEIILPKEPIVVTDDCIGCGICANECPVNAIEIKDNKAVVDESKCIYCSICAQTCPWNAIFVAGRKVPKRDKTIKKFEVDEELCIGCGVCVEVCPRNLIKIENMVAIPPVGCPACGLCVNACPVNAITLEVEYEPPKPVSEEGLVWVEENCNYCGSCAMKCPTRAIRVINKRGMELPTKRKTEEKEKFRMCVRCGACTVACPTGALKLGKITHNGKEYNRIEFKPHLCNKCGKCVEICPYNVLELTDNNEMPLKGFCVMCLKCVEACEKIKRNALALK; encoded by the coding sequence ATGATAGTGATAAATACGGAGGATTGTTACTTATGCAAAGCGTGTGAAAGGGCATGTCCTAATGAAGCGCTAAAGCTTAATCCCCTTAAGGTTTGTATGTTATGTGGAAACTGTGTCAATGCATGCCCAAATGATGCGTTAAGTTTGAGAGAAATCAACATAGATGGTAAAAAAATTAAGCAAATAGGTTATAACCCAAGCAAATGCGATTTATGCGGGGAATGTGTAAAAGTCTGCCCAAATAACCTGAAAATTGAAGAAAATAAATTAAAAGGATTTTGTGTTGGATGCATGAAGTGTATCGATGCCTGTCCAGATGGGTTCGTTGGAATGGAAGGAGTTGTTGAACCAAACAAAAAAGAAATCATACTTCCAAAAGAACCAATTGTTGTTACAGATGACTGTATTGGATGTGGAATTTGTGCTAATGAATGTCCAGTAAATGCCATAGAGATTAAAGATAATAAAGCGGTTGTTGATGAGAGCAAATGTATTTACTGCAGTATATGTGCCCAAACATGTCCATGGAATGCAATATTTGTTGCAGGTAGAAAAGTTCCAAAAAGAGACAAAACAATTAAGAAGTTTGAAGTTGATGAGGAACTTTGCATTGGATGTGGAGTTTGTGTAGAGGTTTGCCCAAGAAATCTCATAAAAATAGAAAACATGGTAGCAATTCCACCAGTAGGATGTCCAGCGTGTGGCTTATGTGTTAATGCATGTCCAGTAAATGCAATAACTTTGGAAGTTGAGTATGAGCCACCAAAACCTGTAAGTGAAGAAGGGCTTGTGTGGGTTGAGGAAAACTGTAACTATTGCGGTTCATGTGCAATGAAGTGTCCAACAAGAGCTATAAGAGTAATTAACAAGAGGGGAATGGAGCTTCCAACAAAGAGGAAGACGGAGGAAAAAGAAAAGTTCAGAATGTGTGTAAGATGCGGAGCATGTACAGTGGCATGTCCAACAGGTGCATTGAAGTTAGGTAAAATAACCCACAACGGAAAAGAATACAACAGGATCGAATTCAAACCACATCTATGTAACAAATGTGGCAAGTGTGTTGAAATCTGCCCATATAACGTGTTGGAGTTAACTGACAACAACGAAATGCCATTAAAAGGATTCTGTGTAATGTGCTTGAAGTGTGTTGAAGCATGTGAGAAGATTAAAAGAAATGCATTGGCATTGAAATAA
- a CDS encoding CoB--CoM heterodisulfide reductase iron-sulfur subunit A family protein, translating to MEEPRIGVYVCHCGVNIGGVVDCPEVAEFAKTLKNVVVARDYKYMCADPGQEMIKKDIEEYNLNRVVVAACSPRLHEPTFRRCVAEAGLNPFLFEFANIREHCSWVHMHEKEKATEKAKDLVRMAVAKARLLEPLEFIKVGVTRRALVIGGGVAGIQTALDLGDMGFETILVEKSPSVGGRMAQLDKTFPTNDCSICILAPKMVDVAKHPNVKLYAYSEVVDVQGYIGNFKVTIMKKPRYIDETKCTGCGQCAEVCPIDVPNEFDMGLGMRKAIYKPFPQAVPAKYTIDKEHCIECGLCAKVCGPNAIDFSQKPEFIEVEVGTIICAIGYDVFDPTVREEYGYGVYDNVITALELERMINASGPTGGKVIRLSDGKKPKRIAFIQCVGSRDAKVGNKYCSNVCCMYAMKNSQLIKEKSPDTEIDIYYMDIRAFSKGYEEFYERSAKQYGITFIRGRPAQILEDPKTKNLIVRAEDTLLGEIIEKEYDLVVLSVGMVPTKSADEIQKILGISRTPDQFFMEAHPKLRPVDTATDGVYLAGACQGPKDIPASVAQGSAAAARAAIPLAKGEVEVEPIVATVNEEICGGCGVCVKQCPYGAPRLVEKDGRKVAEVIAALCKGCGTCAAGCPSGALEQKHFKTIQLFKQIEGAFKDPA from the coding sequence ATGGAAGAGCCAAGAATCGGAGTATATGTCTGTCATTGTGGAGTTAACATTGGAGGAGTCGTTGATTGTCCAGAAGTTGCTGAATTTGCTAAGACATTAAAAAATGTTGTTGTTGCAAGAGATTACAAATATATGTGTGCCGACCCAGGGCAAGAGATGATTAAGAAGGATATTGAGGAATACAATTTAAACAGAGTTGTTGTTGCTGCCTGTTCTCCAAGGTTACACGAGCCAACATTTAGAAGATGTGTTGCTGAAGCAGGATTAAACCCATTCTTATTCGAGTTTGCAAACATAAGGGAACACTGTTCATGGGTTCACATGCATGAAAAGGAAAAAGCAACAGAAAAGGCAAAAGATTTAGTAAGAATGGCAGTAGCAAAGGCAAGGTTGTTGGAGCCATTAGAATTCATCAAAGTTGGAGTTACAAGAAGGGCATTGGTTATTGGAGGGGGAGTTGCTGGAATTCAGACTGCATTAGATTTAGGAGATATGGGATTTGAGACCATACTGGTTGAAAAATCCCCTTCTGTTGGAGGAAGAATGGCACAATTAGACAAAACATTCCCAACAAACGACTGTTCTATCTGTATATTGGCTCCAAAGATGGTTGATGTTGCAAAACATCCAAATGTTAAACTCTACGCATATTCAGAGGTTGTAGATGTCCAAGGATACATTGGGAACTTTAAGGTTACAATAATGAAAAAGCCAAGATACATTGATGAAACAAAATGTACTGGATGTGGACAGTGTGCAGAAGTTTGTCCAATAGATGTGCCAAATGAATTTGATATGGGTCTTGGAATGAGAAAAGCAATCTACAAACCATTCCCACAAGCAGTTCCAGCAAAATACACTATTGACAAGGAACACTGTATAGAATGTGGATTATGTGCTAAGGTTTGTGGTCCTAATGCCATCGACTTTTCCCAAAAACCAGAGTTCATTGAGGTTGAGGTTGGAACAATAATTTGTGCTATTGGTTATGATGTATTTGACCCAACAGTTAGGGAAGAGTATGGATATGGAGTTTATGACAACGTTATAACTGCTCTTGAATTGGAGAGGATGATTAATGCCTCAGGTCCAACAGGAGGAAAAGTAATTAGGTTGAGCGATGGTAAAAAACCAAAGAGAATTGCATTCATTCAATGTGTTGGTTCAAGGGATGCAAAAGTTGGCAACAAATACTGTTCCAATGTCTGTTGTATGTATGCAATGAAAAACTCACAATTAATCAAAGAAAAATCCCCAGATACGGAGATAGACATTTACTACATGGATATTAGGGCATTTAGCAAAGGATATGAGGAATTCTACGAAAGAAGTGCAAAACAATATGGCATTACATTCATAAGGGGTAGACCTGCTCAGATTTTAGAGGATCCAAAAACCAAGAACTTAATTGTTAGAGCAGAAGATACCTTATTGGGAGAAATAATCGAAAAGGAGTATGATTTGGTTGTTCTTTCAGTTGGTATGGTGCCAACAAAATCAGCTGATGAGATCCAAAAAATCTTAGGTATCTCAAGAACACCAGACCAATTCTTCATGGAGGCACACCCAAAATTAAGACCCGTCGATACAGCAACAGATGGGGTTTATTTAGCAGGGGCATGTCAAGGACCAAAAGATATTCCTGCTTCAGTAGCACAAGGTTCCGCAGCGGCAGCAAGGGCTGCAATTCCATTGGCTAAGGGAGAAGTTGAAGTCGAACCAATTGTTGCAACAGTAAATGAAGAAATTTGCGGTGGATGTGGAGTCTGTGTAAAACAATGCCCTTATGGAGCCCCAAGGTTAGTTGAAAAAGATGGTAGAAAGGTTGCAGAGGTTATTGCTGCGTTGTGTAAAGGATGCGGAACATGTGCTGCTGGATGTCCAAGTGGAGCATTAGAACAGAAACACTTCAAAACTATTCAATTATTCAAGCAAATTGAAGGAGCATTCAAAGACCCTGCATAA
- a CDS encoding molybdopterin oxidoreductase family protein gives MKIIHTICPSCSVGCGIDLIVENDKVVGTYPYKKHTINEGKNCLTGKNCYKIIYHEKRLKKPLIKKNGKFVEVSWDEALELIANKLKSYNPEDIGFIASGKCTNEDNYALKKFAETLGVKNIGHCICNSPKVGLDKETASIDDIENAEVILIFGDVFGQNALIGRKVIKAKEKGADVIVIDRIEKEITKLNSDEFIKVNDFVEFLSNPNDEIVKKLSEKNSIIIFNALTTEEECDLAYKLAEKTNSKILPIAKHCNTVGATMVGISALNKDEIINLIKSVKCLYIMGENPALIDDEALKNVEFLVVQDIIMSETAELADVVLPSACWAEKEGTFTNTERRTQKINKAVNPPGEALEDWRIIKNLAEKMGIDLGFSSVEDIQKNYVKFKQVSYSRSTIK, from the coding sequence ATGAAAATTATACACACAATATGCCCAAGTTGTAGCGTTGGATGTGGAATAGATTTAATTGTTGAGAATGACAAGGTTGTAGGGACTTATCCATACAAAAAACATACAATAAATGAAGGAAAAAACTGTTTAACTGGAAAAAACTGCTACAAAATAATTTACCATGAGAAGAGATTAAAAAAACCATTAATTAAGAAAAATGGGAAGTTTGTTGAAGTTAGTTGGGATGAGGCTTTGGAGTTAATAGCAAATAAATTAAAAAGTTACAATCCAGAAGATATTGGCTTTATTGCTTCTGGAAAATGCACAAATGAAGATAACTATGCACTAAAAAAGTTTGCAGAAACTCTCGGAGTTAAAAATATAGGGCATTGTATATGCAACTCCCCAAAAGTTGGTTTGGATAAAGAGACTGCGTCAATTGATGACATTGAGAATGCAGAAGTTATTTTAATATTTGGAGATGTATTTGGACAGAATGCCCTAATTGGAAGGAAAGTAATTAAAGCAAAAGAAAAAGGGGCTGATGTCATTGTTATTGATAGAATAGAGAAAGAAATAACCAAATTAAATTCAGATGAGTTCATAAAGGTTAATGACTTTGTGGAATTTTTAAGCAATCCCAATGATGAAATAGTAAAGAAACTCAGTGAAAAGAACTCAATTATAATATTTAATGCTCTAACAACAGAGGAAGAATGTGATTTAGCATATAAATTGGCAGAAAAAACAAATAGCAAAATATTGCCAATTGCAAAACATTGCAACACCGTTGGAGCTACAATGGTTGGCATTTCTGCTTTAAATAAGGATGAGATTATCAATTTGATAAAAAGTGTCAAATGCCTCTATATTATGGGTGAAAATCCAGCATTAATTGATGATGAAGCATTAAAAAATGTTGAATTTTTGGTTGTTCAGGATATTATAATGAGCGAAACCGCAGAACTTGCTGATGTAGTGTTGCCTTCTGCATGTTGGGCAGAAAAAGAGGGAACATTCACCAATACAGAAAGGAGAACACAAAAAATAAATAAGGCAGTAAATCCACCAGGAGAGGCATTGGAAGATTGGAGAATAATAAAGAATCTCGCTGAAAAAATGGGAATTGATTTGGGATTTAGTTCAGTTGAAGACATCCAAAAGAATTATGTAAAATTTAAACAAGTCAGTTATAGTCGTTCTACAATTAAATGA